GTTTTCATCCTGGTGCAAATATCCCGGGGGTCCGGGGGCTGGCCCCCGGCTCTGTCGGAGTTATTCAGCCCGCGCCTGCCGTTTGCGCTCATGCGGGTCGAGGTAGCGCTTGCGCAGGCGAATATTCTTCGGCGTGACTTCGACCAGTTCGTCATCGTCGATATAGGCGATCGCCTCTTCCAGCGACATGCGCACGGGCGGGGTCAGGCGCACCGCCTCGTCGGTGCCCGAGGCGCGGACGTTGGTCAGTTTCTTGCCCTTCAGCGGGTTCACTTCCAGATCGTTGTCGCGGCTGTGCTCGCCGATGACCATGCCGGTGTAAACCTGTTCCTGCGCGCCGATGAACAGCTTGCCGCGCTCTTCAAGGTTCCACAGCGCATATGCCACGGAAACGCCATTCTCCATCGAGATCAGAACGCCCTGGCGGCGGCCCTGGATCGCGCCCTTATAGGGGGTCCAGCCGTGGAAGATTCGGTTCAGAACGCCGTTGCCGCGCGTGTCGGTCATGAATTCGCCGTGATAGCCGATCAACCCGCGAGAGGGGACATGGGCGATGATCCGGGTCTTGCCGTGGCCCGCCGGGCGCATATCGATCAGCTCGCCCTTGCGGTCGCCGGTCAGTTTCTCGATCACGGCGCCGGTATAATCGTCATCGACATCGATGATGGCTTCCTCGACCGGCTCCATGCGCTGGCCGTCCTCCTCGCGGAAGATGACGCGGGGGCGGGAGATTGACAGCTCGAAGCCCTCGCGACGCATGTTCTCGATCAGGACGCCCATCTGCAGTTCGCCACGGCCCGAGACGACAAAGGCCTCGCCGCCGGGTGTATCCTCGACTTTGATGGCGACGTTGGATTCCGCTTCCTTCATCAGGCGCTCGCGGATCACGCGGGATTGCACCTTCTTGCCGTCCTGACCGGCAAGCGGGGAATCGTTGATGCCGAAGGTGACGGAGATCGTCGGCGGGTCAATTGGCTGGGCGGGGATCGCGGCTTCGACCTCGGGCGCGCAGATCGTGTCGGCAACCGTCCCTTTGGCCATCCCGGCGAGGCTGACGATATCGCCGGCCTCGGCCATGTCGATGGGCTGCTGGGTCAGGCCGCGGAAGGCCAGGACCTTGGAGATGCGGAACTGTTCGACCCGCTCGCTTTCGCGGTTCAGCACCTTGACCGTGTCACCCGACTTGGCCCGGCCTGCCTCGACCCGGCCGGTCAGGATGCGGCCCAGAAACGGGTCCGCGCCCAGCGTCGTGGCAAGCATCTGGAACGGCTCATCGGCGCGTGCGATCTGCTTTGGCGGATCGACATGTTTCAGGATCAGATCGAACAGGGCCGACATATCCTTGCGCTCGTCATCCAGCTCTGCGACGGCCCAGCCGCCAATGCCGGAGGCGTAGAGATGCGGGAAATCGAGCTGCTCATCCGACGCGCCGAGATTCGCGAACAGGTCGAACACCTCGTTCAGCGCGTGTTCCGGCTCGGCGGCGGGCTTGTCGATCTTGTTCAGCACGACGATCGGACGAAGCCCAAGCGCCAGCGCCTTCGATGTGACGAATTTCGTCTGCGGCATCGGGCCTTCAGCCGCGTCGACCAGCAGGCAGACGCCGTCGACCATCGACAGGATCCGTTCCACCTCGCCGCCGAAATCGGCGTGGCCGGGCGTGTCGACGATATTGATCCGCGTTCCCTTCCACTCGACCGAAGTCGCCTTGGCGAGAATGGTGATGCCGCGTTCGCGTTCGATGTCGTTATTGTCCATCGCCCGTTCGGCAACGGCCTGATTTTCGCGGAAACTGCCGGATTGCTTCAGAAGCTGGTCGACCAGCGTGGTCTTGCCGTGGTCGACGTGAGCAATGATGGCGATATTGCGGATATCCATGAGGCGGCCCGTGTCAGAAATGTTGCGCCCCCCTAACGCACGGGGGGATCAAAGGCCAGACGCAATGTCCCGGATCAGGCGACCGTTTTCGGCGAAATATCGGCTGGCATGGCTGGCCTGCGGTCAGATCTCGCCCAAGGCTGCTGCCTCAGCGCAGTCCCAGCATGGACAGAATGAACAACACGACGACGACGAGGCCTATGATATAGATGATGGAATTCATGATGTTCTCCTTTGGTGGTTCAGATCAGCGACAGGACGAACAGCACCACGACGACAAGGCCGACGATATAGATCAGCGAATGCATGACTTCCCCGTTCACATAGACTACATCGTTTAACGTGCCGGGATTCGCGTGGTTCCGAGAGTTATCAAACGATGTACCTGTCGCGGCGATGATTGATCGCGATGACCAGATTGGCGACCGCGGCGCCGAGGAATGACCAGAACACGGCCCCGATGTCGAGCATGAACAGGGCGACGGTGAAGATGACCGCGTCAAAGATAAGCTGCACCCAGCCCGCGCGGAAGCCCGTGGCATCCTGAATATACAACCCCACAATACCCACCCCGCCAAGGCTGGCCCCGTGGCGGAACAGCGCCATCAGCCCCGAGCCGGTGAAGGCCCCGATCATCAATGCGCCGAGCAGTGGGGAAAGTTCTGAAAATGCAATATATTTCGGCAGGACCGAGGCGAGCGTCGAGGTCAGGGTGACGGCAAACAGGCTTTTCGCGACAAAGAACTTGCCGAAACGCTTATATCCGAACCAGTAGAACGGGATATTGATGATGAAGAATACCGGCGCGAACCCCCAGCCCGTCGCGTAGGAGATCAGCAGCGCGGCCCCCGCAGTCTGCCCGGTCACGAAGCCGAGATGTGTCAGCACGACGATGCTCAGCGCCGCCATGAAGCTGCCATAAGCAATACCCTGCGCATCATCGAGCGGCGTATGCGCAGTTTCAGGCGGGGCAGAGGGCGGAGAAATCTCGGGCATGTCGGCGTCATGAACGGTCTCGCCCGGACAATCAAGACACCGGAAAGGAACAAGTTTAATAAAAACTTAAGTCTATTGATCTGGTGATCCGAGGTAAAATGTAAGATAATGAAACAGTTGCAGGGATTTGTTTCCGAGGGGCATTGGTCTGGTTCTTCGCTGCGGCCGGGCAGCGAAGCTGTCTTGCACGGCTGCCGCAGCTGACGCGGTCAACGAGCCGTGTTCTGCGGGTTGTCGATATGGCTTTGCCATAAACACGGCATCGCGCTAGAACGAGCGGATAAATATGAAACGAGGGCAGGAATGGCCGAGGACTTCGAA
The genomic region above belongs to Paracoccus sp. SCSIO 75233 and contains:
- a CDS encoding YitT family protein, with the protein product MPEISPPSAPPETAHTPLDDAQGIAYGSFMAALSIVVLTHLGFVTGQTAGAALLISYATGWGFAPVFFIINIPFYWFGYKRFGKFFVAKSLFAVTLTSTLASVLPKYIAFSELSPLLGALMIGAFTGSGLMALFRHGASLGGVGIVGLYIQDATGFRAGWVQLIFDAVIFTVALFMLDIGAVFWSFLGAAVANLVIAINHRRDRYIV
- the typA gene encoding translational GTPase TypA yields the protein MDIRNIAIIAHVDHGKTTLVDQLLKQSGSFRENQAVAERAMDNNDIERERGITILAKATSVEWKGTRINIVDTPGHADFGGEVERILSMVDGVCLLVDAAEGPMPQTKFVTSKALALGLRPIVVLNKIDKPAAEPEHALNEVFDLFANLGASDEQLDFPHLYASGIGGWAVAELDDERKDMSALFDLILKHVDPPKQIARADEPFQMLATTLGADPFLGRILTGRVEAGRAKSGDTVKVLNRESERVEQFRISKVLAFRGLTQQPIDMAEAGDIVSLAGMAKGTVADTICAPEVEAAIPAQPIDPPTISVTFGINDSPLAGQDGKKVQSRVIRERLMKEAESNVAIKVEDTPGGEAFVVSGRGELQMGVLIENMRREGFELSISRPRVIFREEDGQRMEPVEEAIIDVDDDYTGAVIEKLTGDRKGELIDMRPAGHGKTRIIAHVPSRGLIGYHGEFMTDTRGNGVLNRIFHGWTPYKGAIQGRRQGVLISMENGVSVAYALWNLEERGKLFIGAQEQVYTGMVIGEHSRDNDLEVNPLKGKKLTNVRASGTDEAVRLTPPVRMSLEEAIAYIDDDELVEVTPKNIRLRKRYLDPHERKRQARAE